The nucleotide sequence ACGGCGGCCTGGGTCCGGTTCTGGGCGTTGATCTTCCGCATCACGTTCTTGAAATGCATCTTCACGGTCGATTCCGTGATGTGCAGGTTGCGGGCGATCGCCTTGTTCGACTGGCCGGCCAGCAGGCAGCGCAGGATCTGCACCTCGCGCTTCGACAGCTCGTTGGCCGGCACCGCGGTGGCGACCGGGGCGCGGGCGGGCACGGGCCGTTCGTTGACCGCGGCGATCAGCAGGCTCGCCACATGGGTCGGATAGACCACCTCGCCCAGCATGACGAGCTGCAGCGCGCGCAGCAGGCTCTCGCTCGACATGCTCTTGTTCAGATAGGCGTCGGC is from Azospirillum thermophilum and encodes:
- a CDS encoding LuxR C-terminal-related transcriptional regulator; amino-acid sequence: MKTWSVMLVDHDRLFSAALSTLIGSGPFRVLAHATSADDAMAAIETGAEPDLIVLALQDGQAEDIAGVRRLRGVTGARIVVLADSIGDHSLSLSLKAGADAYLNKSMSSESLLRALQLVMLGEVVYPTHVASLLIAAVNERPVPARAPVATAVPANELSKREVQILRCLLAGQSNKAIARNLHITESTVKMHFKNVMRKINAQNRTQAAVWAIQNGLSPLANA